GGGCGACTGCATCTGTCGACGCTCGTTCAGCAAGTCTTGTCGTTGATTGCTCAGTACGGTGGCATCAATGCAAGCAATGCATGGAGGGTTCTGTGCGAGCGTGGCCCATTCAAAGACATCAATCGACAGATGTTTGCCGAGTTTCTAAGAAGTCTGGGCAAGAACGACCTCATCACCCAGGCAAGTGATGGCACGCTCATTCTTGGAATGGCGGGTGAGAGAATGGTGAACCACTATAGCTTCTACGCCGCGTTTTCGACAGCGGAAGAGTACACTATCGTTCACGGTAGCAAACGGCTCGGTTCACTACCGGTCAACTATCCTCTCTTCGATGGAGCCTACCTGATCTTTGCGGGCAAACGTTGGAAGGTGATAAGCGTTGACGAGGAGCGACGACTCGTCGAGGTGAAGCCTTCACGTGGGGGGCGACCTCCAAAGTTCAGTGGGTCAATTGGTCTGATGCACGATGCCGTGGTGCAGGAGATGAAGGCTGTCTATCTCGGTGCCGGTATGCCCATCTTTCTTAACACCACCGGCCGTGAACTGCTGAGGGAAGGTCGCGACAGCTTCCGCCGATTCGAGTTGGACAAACGCTGGCTCCTTCCCTTAGGAAATGACATACTGATCTTCCTTTGGAAAGGAAGTCTCGTCATGAATACTGTGGCGGCGCTACTCCTTTCAGGTGGATTCAAGGTCTCGCAAGAAGGAGTCGCTCTTCATGTCTCTGATGCTTCGGAAGATGATATCCGGGCCTTCCTCGAATCGAAGGTTGCCGTTGAGCCTCCTTCTCCTGTTGAGCTTGCCGGCTATGTGGCCAACAAGATCACGGAGAAGCATGATCGGTTCTTAAGCGAGGAGCTGCTGAAAGCGGAATATGGGGCGAGGTATTTTGATGTTATATCGACTTACCAAGTTGTTCGGACACTGGTAAATGGAGAAAATAAATGACTGGCCTCTCTTTTCCGATTGCCACCCAATCAAGGATTGCTAATCTGTTTCAAAGGCTTATTGCAGGAATTCAGCCTACTTCTGGAGAGACATCCTCCGCAAGAGGTCACGCAGCAAGGATCAAAACAAGAATTGAATCCTCTTTCAATTTGAAGAAATCTATGATTGCTGGAAGCTTTGCGCGGCAGACGTACATACGCGGTTACAGCGACATTGACATGTTTATGTTGTTGTCTCGTGATGAAGCCCGACGTGGCGGCAGCTACATGTCCTCAGATACAGTGCTATCAAACTTGAAGGCAGAACTTCAACAGCGGTTTCCTGCAACGAATATTTACCGTGACGTTCACGCAATCGTCGTGTTCTTTTCATCGAGTGGTATCAGTGTTGACGTAGTGCCTGTTATCTTTGAAGGGTGGATACCGATGAGACCTAGATATCTGATGCCAGACGGCTCCGGTTGGTGGATGAAGACCAGTCCACCAACTCACAATGCTTACCTCGTAAAAGCAAATGAGAAAAGCGCCGGCAAGCTTCGAAAGACGGCTCAACTGATCAAGTTTTGGAGGTTGTGCAGAACCCCGCAGGTTCCTCTCTCCTCGTTTCATATAGAGATGCTGCTGGCCGCGAACGCAGTGTGCGTTGGTGTAAAAAGCTACGCTCAATGTATCACTGAGACGCTTCAGCTTCTGGCAGAAAGGCAATGCCAGGGTCTGCGTGATCCTCTCGGAATTTCAGGAAACATCGGTGCGACGAGGAGTGACAGCCAAAGAGAATCTGCCCTCAATTCTGTTATCTACTCACGCGATCAAGCAAAGGCGGCCTTGTCCGCGGCCAAAGAGGGGGACCTTGAAGAGGCAAAGCGACACTGGAACATCGTGTTCAACGATAAGTTCCCCCGTAGATACGGGATTGGGTGACTTCCATGGAAGGTAATATCAACCAAGAGTCAGGCCTTGCAACTCGGCAAAACTTGCCTGAGCAAATATGTTTACTTGCGGCTTCAAGCAGTGTCTACAGCAAAGCAAAGAGAATTCTTGGCGTGCAGTTCACGCTCACGATAATGGGTGCCGTTGTCTGGTCCATCCTTGTCGAGTCAAAACCTAACCTCAAGGTGTGGCTGGTTTTCTATGCCTTCGCTGTCGCATTACTGGATGCGCTCTATCTTGAAAAGCAGCAGACTCGTCTCAAGGTCAAAGGGCGAGTTGTTGGTGGGATTCGAGTCTTAGGAGAAGATTCAAGTCGTGGGTGTGGATCACGCTCATTGGAGTGACCGTTTTCGTGCTTAGCATTGCCATTGCGAGCGGAATGACTGTGGAAGGATTTATCCTGACAGTTGTAGCTCCGTTGACACCGGCAATCCTATGGGGTGTCCGTGAAATCCAGAAGCAGAGTGAAGCGTCAAGAAACTTGGATCATCTGTTGAAGAATATTGAGGTCCTTTGGGAGAAGGCCCTGAATGGATCGATTTCAGATCAAGATGTTCGACTGCAATCTGTTGTGATTCAGGATAGAGTATTCGACTACCGGTCAAAGAACCCACTTGTATTCAATTGGGTGTACAATCTGTTTCGTGATAGACAACAGA
The genomic region above belongs to Bacteroidota bacterium and contains:
- a CDS encoding nucleotidyltransferase, whose translation is MTGLSFPIATQSRIANLFQRLIAGIQPTSGETSSARGHAARIKTRIESSFNLKKSMIAGSFARQTYIRGYSDIDMFMLLSRDEARRGGSYMSSDTVLSNLKAELQQRFPATNIYRDVHAIVVFFSSSGISVDVVPVIFEGWIPMRPRYLMPDGSGWWMKTSPPTHNAYLVKANEKSAGKLRKTAQLIKFWRLCRTPQVPLSSFHIEMLLAANAVCVGVKSYAQCITETLQLLAERQCQGLRDPLGISGNIGATRSDSQRESALNSVIYSRDQAKAALSAAKEGDLEEAKRHWNIVFNDKFPRRYGIG